The Pedobacter ginsengisoli region CGGAGAAATATAATAGCAAACACAAATTCCGTTCTCTTTTGCAAATTCGGCAATTTTTAAATTGAAGCCCGGGAAATCTATCAGGATCAGTGCATCTGGATTATATGCTAACACATCAGCCTTGCAGGCCTTCATGTTTTTCAGAATAGTCCTTAGATTTAGTAAAACTTCGGTAAAGCCCATAAATGCCATTTCAGCATAATGTTTTTTAAGCACACCACCCTCAGCCTTCATTTTATCGCCACCATAGAATCTGAATTCAGCATCAGGATCCTGAATTTTTAAGGCCTTCATTAAATTGGCTCCGTGTAAATCTCCGGATGCTTCGCCGGCTACTAAATAGTATCTCATGATTTGGTAACTTTATAAAAAAAGAAGACAAACGCCCATAAAAAAGTTGCGCTGATGATGCCTCTGCCTACATTATCTTTATCCTGCTTAAAAAAATGGTGCATCAATATTGCATTCACAGCAATACAACCGATAAGCAAAAGATCTGCTTTAGCTAAAAAAGTAAACCTATGCATCAGGTACCAAACACCGGTTAACAATACGCCCGGCACAAATGCGCCAATACCTAAACCTATAAACACAGAATTCTTTAGGTTATTAAACATCAAACGTCCAGGTATTTAAAACAGGAATAGCATGATGAGCAGTTAAATCAAACTGTACTGGAACCACAGAAACAAAATCATTCTCTAGTGCCCAAACATCGGTATCTTCGCCTTTATCATTATTTTGAAAAACTCCGGTTAACCAGTAATACGGACGCTCATACGGGTCTTTTCTTTCATCAAATTCTTCAGCCCATTTAGCGTTTGCCTGTCTGCAAATTTTAATACCTTTTAAATTATCGCCTTTCGGAAAATTAACATTAAGCAATGTTGCCGGAGGCAAACCATGTTCCAGTACCTGTAAAGAAATGGCTTTAATAAACTTTTTACAATGGCCAAAATCTGCCTCTTGCGAAAAATCATCAAGAGAGAAACCAATTGAAGGAATACCCTCTATGGCTCCCTCAACTGCGGCCGACATGGTTCCTGAATAGATTACGTTAATGGAATTATTTAAACCATGGTTAACACCAGAAACACACAAATCAGGCTTTTTGCCTTTAAATATCTTATTTACTGCAAGCTTTACACAATCAACAGGTGTGCCCGAACATTTGTACATCTCTACACCAGGGTACAAATCAACCCGGTCAAAACGTAATGGCTTGCCAATAGTAATAGCATGGCCCATACCCGACTGGGGGCCGTCTGGCGCTACCACAACCACATTTCCGATTTCCTGAACAACTTCAATCAAATTTTTAATTCCCGGGGCGGTTATACCGTCGTCATTTACCACTAAAATATTGGGTCTGGATTGTTGCTTTTTCATTTAAGATATATCTGTTTTATGATGATAACAAAAGCCTGCCGGCATGCCAAAATCACCTTTTTGAGCAAAAATAATATGCTTATGGCACTTGTTGCAGTAAAAGTACAAGAATTCGGTCTAAAGTTCAGGACTTAATATACAATCCGCATATATTTGATGTACAACTTAAATTTTATAAAGCTCAACGGAATTTACATGTTAGGCCTTATAACTCATAAAAAAAGCAAATTTAATTATATGAAGAAGAAACTGTTAGCGCTATCCCTTTTCCTTTTAATAGGTTCTGGGATTATGGCTCAATCTGGCTATCAATGGAAAACAGCCACCAGCGATGGATATACTTACAAATACGTAACAAACGACCCAACCAAGTCACGTTTTTACACCTTAAAAAATGGGCTAACCGTTATTTTATCGCAAAACGTAAAAGAACCTACCATTGAATTTAGAATGGCCGTAAGGGCCGGAAGTAATACCGATCCGCGCACCGCCACGGGCCTGGCGCATTACCTGGAACATTTGCTGTTTAAAGGAACCGACAAATTCGGCACTATGGACTATGCAAAAGAAAAGCCTTTGCTTGATAAAATAGATGGATTATACGAGCAGTACAACAAAACCACAGATCCTACCAAACGAAAAGAGATTTACGCACAGATAGACAAAACATCCGGCCTGGCATCTAATTATTCTATTGCCAATGAATACGACAAAATGATCAAAGCAATAGGCGGTCAGTCTAGCAATGCTCATACCTGGTATGAAGAAACAGTATACAATGAAGATTTTCCGTCTAATGCGACTGATAAGTTTTTAGCCCTGCAGGCCGAAAGATTCCGCAATCCTGTTTTCCGCATCTTCCACACAGAGCTCGAAGCCGTTTATGAAGAGAAAAACCGTGGCCTCGATAATGATGCATGGAAAATGGATGAGAAAATGTCGGCCCTGTTATTCCCTACACACAACTATGGCCAGCAAACAACAATTGGTACAATAGAGCACCTTAAAAACCCATCTCTTGTTGAGATCAGAAAGTACTACAACAAGTACTATGTACCAAATAACATGGCAGTAGTATTGGCCGGCGATTTTAATCCCGATGAAATGATTAAAAAAGTTGACAAGTCTTTTGCCTTTATGCAATCAAAGCCAGTTACACTTTACAATCCAGCTCCTGAAAAGCCATTAACTAAAATTCAAACAGTTGACATATACGGCCCGAGTGCCGAGAGCATAGAAATATCTTACAGAGGATATGCCGAGAACTCTAAACAGAGCATGCTATTGGATTTAATATCAAGTATTTTATCGAATGGAAAAGCGGGTTTATTCGATATCAATTTAAATAAACAGCAAAAAGTACTACGTTCAAGTGCCAGCTATCAGCAGATGAAAGATTACGGAGTCTTCAATATGTCGGCCCAGCCTAAACAAGGTCAAACCTTAACAGAAGTGCAAAAACTTTTACTTGATCAAATTGAGATTTTAAAAAAAGGTAATTTTGATGAAAGCCTGATCAAGGCGACTGTTGCAAATAGTAAACTAGGATTGCTGCAGGCATTTGATAATAATGCTTATCGCGTTGATGCTGCAACCAACGAATTCATTTTAAATCGCGGAACCAAATGGGATAAGTCTTTAAGTAATCCCGATGAGATGGCTAAAATTACCAAAAGCCAGGTCATTGCATTTGCAAAGCAATTTTTTATAAACAACTATGTTATTGCCTTTAAACACAAAGGTGAAGACAAAAACATTGCGAAAGTAGAAAAACCATCCATTACACCGGTAAACACTAATGCTGCCGAAACATCCGAATTCACCAAAGAACTCCTTGCCGCACCAACAAGCTCCATATCACCTAAGTTCTTGGATTATAAAAAGGACTTAAATTTTGGAAAAGTCGGCATTGCTGATGTAATAACAGTTCAAAATAAAGAAAACAGCATTTTCCGCTTATCTTATCGTTTTGAAATGGGCGCATTAAACAACATGTTACAGCCATATGCTGCTCAATACCTGGCTTTTTTAGCTACCGACAAATACTCGGCAGAGCAGATAAGCAAGGAATTTTACAATATAGCATGCAACTACAGTATCAATGTTGGCAATGAGGTTACTACCATAAATATTAGTGGCCTGGAAGAAAACTTTGATAAAGCAGTAAGTCTTGTTGAACATATATTAGCCAACTGCAAACCTAATGAACAGGCATTGGCTGAACTTAAAAGCCGTATCCTTAAATCAAGAGAGAACAACAAGCTTAATAAGAGTGCAATTTTAGGCGGTTTAATGAATTATGCACAATACGGGTCTACCAATCCGTTTAATTCTACCCTAAGTAATGATGAGGTAAAGAATATTACATCTGACCAGTTAATCAGCACCTTACATAATATTAACAACTTTAAACACACCATTACTTATTATGGGCCGCAAACGCTGGAGGCATTTACAGAAAGCATAGGTAAGTTGCATAAACTACCTGCTGAGTTTACGCCTGAACCGCCAGCTAAAAAATTCACTTATACCAACAACACCACCAATCAGGTCTATTTTGCCGATTACGATATGGTTCAGTCTGAGATCCGCTGGGTAAGAAATGGTGGAGTCTTTAATCCGGACCTAACAGCCAAAATAAATCTATTTAACAGTTATTTTGGCGGGGGTATGGGATCTATAGTTTTCCAGACTATCCGGGAATCTAAGGCTTTGGCTTATTCAACGTTTGCTGTTTACTCCTCGCCAGACAAGAAGGATAAGAATTATGCTATGATAGCCTATGTAGGTAGCCAGGCCGACAAAATGAATGACGCCGTGGCCGGAATGAATGAATTGCTTAATGTTTTACCTGAAGCCAATAAATCGTTCGAAGCGTCGAAATATAATGCATTAAATGCATTAGAAACAAGCCGTGTTACCAAGGATGATATAATACAGAGTTACTTTGCTGATCAGAAACTTGGAATTGATCATGATTCTAGAATTGATGAATATAATGGTCTAAAACCTTTAACATTTGGAGATATCAAAGATTTTCACACAAACAATGTTGCCAATAAACCTTACAATTATTGCATTGTAGCCTCAGAGAAAAAAGTAAAACTAGAGGATATGCAGAAGTTTGGAACAGTAACCAAACTAACTTTAGAACAGATATTTGGGTACTAAAACTTAAAATTCCTTATGAATAAAAAAGAGGCCGTATCATTAATCAAAATCACAGTTCTTAAACAGAATTTAATTCTGAACACCCTCTAACAAGAATAAAAAGACAATAAAAAACAGCAAGTTTCTATTTGAAAATTGCCGTTTTTTATTGAAATGAAGACTGCTATGAAATATTATTTGGCAGCTTCGAAGCTAAATTGAATTATGATACAGGCTCTTTCTTATTCATGTTTTTTACAATGATTTAATCCAGGTTACCAGTTCATCTCTGGTTTTACCTGTTTTTTGCTGCAGTTTACCCAACAACTCGTCATCTTTCCCTTCTTCATGCTTCAAATCATCCTCGGTTAAGTCAGCATAAGCCTGTTTCACTTTACCCTTAATTTCATTCCATTTTCCTTTTAATTCTAACTTATCCATAATAGCTCTTTATTTTGTTTAACAATAAATAGATACTACATGAACAAGCTCAAGGAACAATTGTTTGTTATTTTTTTGCTTTTTCTATAATTTCATCAACCACTGCAGGATCCAGAAGCGTAGTAATGTCTCCCAAATTAGTGGTATCACCCTCAGCAATTTTCCTTAAAATACGACGCATAATTTTGCCTGATCTTGTTTTAGGTAACCCTGAAACAAAAAGTATTTTATCAGGTTTAGCAATAGCTCCGATAACACGGGTAACGGTCTGAAGAATATCTTTACGTGTAAGATCCTCATCACCATGTGCATTAGGGAAAATTACAAAAGCATAAATACCTTGTCCTTTTACATCGTGAGGAAATCCTACTACCGCACTTTCTACCACCCCGGCATGCATATTAATTGCATTTTCAACCTCTGCGGTTCCGATTCTATGGCCAGAAACATTAA contains the following coding sequences:
- a CDS encoding stationary phase survival protein SurE; amino-acid sequence: MFNNLKNSVFIGLGIGAFVPGVLLTGVWYLMHRFTFLAKADLLLIGCIAVNAILMHHFFKQDKDNVGRGIISATFLWAFVFFFYKVTKS
- the surE gene encoding 5'/3'-nucleotidase SurE — translated: MKKQQSRPNILVVNDDGITAPGIKNLIEVVQEIGNVVVVAPDGPQSGMGHAITIGKPLRFDRVDLYPGVEMYKCSGTPVDCVKLAVNKIFKGKKPDLCVSGVNHGLNNSINVIYSGTMSAAVEGAIEGIPSIGFSLDDFSQEADFGHCKKFIKAISLQVLEHGLPPATLLNVNFPKGDNLKGIKICRQANAKWAEEFDERKDPYERPYYWLTGVFQNNDKGEDTDVWALENDFVSVVPVQFDLTAHHAIPVLNTWTFDV
- a CDS encoding M16 family metallopeptidase; its protein translation is MKKKLLALSLFLLIGSGIMAQSGYQWKTATSDGYTYKYVTNDPTKSRFYTLKNGLTVILSQNVKEPTIEFRMAVRAGSNTDPRTATGLAHYLEHLLFKGTDKFGTMDYAKEKPLLDKIDGLYEQYNKTTDPTKRKEIYAQIDKTSGLASNYSIANEYDKMIKAIGGQSSNAHTWYEETVYNEDFPSNATDKFLALQAERFRNPVFRIFHTELEAVYEEKNRGLDNDAWKMDEKMSALLFPTHNYGQQTTIGTIEHLKNPSLVEIRKYYNKYYVPNNMAVVLAGDFNPDEMIKKVDKSFAFMQSKPVTLYNPAPEKPLTKIQTVDIYGPSAESIEISYRGYAENSKQSMLLDLISSILSNGKAGLFDINLNKQQKVLRSSASYQQMKDYGVFNMSAQPKQGQTLTEVQKLLLDQIEILKKGNFDESLIKATVANSKLGLLQAFDNNAYRVDAATNEFILNRGTKWDKSLSNPDEMAKITKSQVIAFAKQFFINNYVIAFKHKGEDKNIAKVEKPSITPVNTNAAETSEFTKELLAAPTSSISPKFLDYKKDLNFGKVGIADVITVQNKENSIFRLSYRFEMGALNNMLQPYAAQYLAFLATDKYSAEQISKEFYNIACNYSINVGNEVTTINISGLEENFDKAVSLVEHILANCKPNEQALAELKSRILKSRENNKLNKSAILGGLMNYAQYGSTNPFNSTLSNDEVKNITSDQLISTLHNINNFKHTITYYGPQTLEAFTESIGKLHKLPAEFTPEPPAKKFTYTNNTTNQVYFADYDMVQSEIRWVRNGGVFNPDLTAKINLFNSYFGGGMGSIVFQTIRESKALAYSTFAVYSSPDKKDKNYAMIAYVGSQADKMNDAVAGMNELLNVLPEANKSFEASKYNALNALETSRVTKDDIIQSYFADQKLGIDHDSRIDEYNGLKPLTFGDIKDFHTNNVANKPYNYCIVASEKKVKLEDMQKFGTVTKLTLEQIFGY
- a CDS encoding CsbD family protein, with protein sequence MDKLELKGKWNEIKGKVKQAYADLTEDDLKHEEGKDDELLGKLQQKTGKTRDELVTWIKSL